A window from Oncorhynchus mykiss isolate Arlee chromosome 9, USDA_OmykA_1.1, whole genome shotgun sequence encodes these proteins:
- the LOC110532135 gene encoding myosin light chain kinase family member 4-like has product MNQLSHPNILQLYEVFEAKHQLVLILEYVEGGELFERIVDESALLTEVDAMVFAKRICERVSYMHQLYVLHLDLKVSMVDSICIVSNQILRPTTNCHK; this is encoded by the exons ATGAACCAGCTGAGTCATCCCAACATCCTCCAGCTCTACGAGGTCTTTGAGGCCAAGCACCAGCTGGTGTTAATTCTGGAATA TGTTGAGGGTGGAGAGCTGTTTGAAAGGATCGTGGATGAGAGTGCACTGCTGACCGAGGTGGATGCCATGGTGTTTGCCAAGCGGATCTGTGAAAGGGTCAGCTACATGCATCAGTTGTACGTCCTCCACCTCGACCTGAAAGTGAGTATGGTGGACTCGATATGCATCGTCTCAAACCAGATTTTAAGGCCCACCACCAACTGTCACAAATGA